From the genome of Ziziphus jujuba cultivar Dongzao chromosome 6, ASM3175591v1, one region includes:
- the LOC107430024 gene encoding uncharacterized protein LOC107430024 — protein sequence MRKSNEIMKSNKTKFQDSEEEEEEEEEEHESSSSSEEEEEIERELADVTFGDLQKARSDGSYSVYQKHNEVKKSGRANKNRPLEASSKKPVGRFREVIQAPKKVVCDPRFESLCGTLDVDGFRKRYSFLYSEELPAEREELRKQLKKTNNPEVTKEIKDRLSWIDKQLKYKSVKHTDAKILAEHKKNEKEAAKQGKQPFYLKKSEVRKKRLVEKYEELKASGKLEAYIEKRRRKNAAKDHRYMPYRRPDNAEQQR from the exons ATGAGGAAATCCAACGAAATCATGAAGTCAAACAAAACCAAGTTCCAAGatagtgaagaagaagaagaagaagaagaagaagaacatgaATCTTCCTCTTCTTCAGAAGAA GAGGAGGAGATAGAGAGGGAACTAGCGGATGTGACATTCGGGGATTTGCAGAAGGCACGCTCTGATGGGTCGTATTCAGTGTACCAGAAGCACAATGAAGTGAAGAAAAGTGGAAGGGCCAATAAAAACAG GCCACTGGAAGCTAGTTCTAAGAAGCCCGTTGGTAGATTTAGAGAGGTTATCCAAGCTCCAAAAAAG GTGGTCTGTGACCCACGATTTGAATCATTGTGTGGTACACTTGATGTTGACGG GTTTAGGAAGAGATATAGTTTTCTGTACTCAGAGGAGCTTCCTGCTGAAAGAGAg GAATTACGCAAGCAATTAAAGAAAACCAATAACCCAGAAGTcactaaagaaataaaagatcGCTTATCTTGGATT GACAAACAGTTGAAGTACAAGTCAGTAAAGCATACTGATGCTAAAATTCTGGCTGAGCACAAGAAAAATGAGAAGGAAGCAGCAAAGCAAGGAAAACAACCCTTTTATCTTAAGAAAT CTGAGGTCCGAAAGAAAAGGCTGGTTGAAAAATATGAAGAACTTAAG GCATCTGGCAAACTTGAAGCTTACATTGAAAAAAGGAGGCGGAAGAATGCTGCCAAGGACCATAGATACATGCCATATCGCAGGCCTGATAATGCTGAGCAGCAAAGATGA